A region of Aquila chrysaetos chrysaetos chromosome 13, bAquChr1.4, whole genome shotgun sequence DNA encodes the following proteins:
- the FOSL2 gene encoding fos-related antigen 2: MYQDYPGNFDTSSRGSSGSPGHPETYSSGAAQQKFRVDMPGSGSAFIPTINAITTSQDLQWMVQPTVITSMSSPYSRSHPYSHPLPPLSSVAGHTALQRPGVIKTIGTTVGRRRRDEQLSPEEEEKRRIRRERNKLAAAKCRNRRRELTEKLQAETEVLEEEKSVLQKEIAELQKEKEKLEFMLVAHSPVCKISPEERRSPPSSSLQSVRTGASGAVVVKQEPVEEEIPSSSLVLDKAQRSVIKPISIAGGFYGEEALNTPIVVTSTPAITPGSSNLVFTYPNVLDQESPLSPSESCSKAHRRSSSSGDQSSDSLNSPTLLAL; encoded by the exons ATGTACCAGGACTACCCCGGGAACTTCGACACCTCCTCCAGAGGCAGCAGCGGCTCCCCGGGACATCCCGAGACCTACTCCAGCGGCGCAGCCCAGCAG AAATTTCGAGTAGATATGCCAGGATCAGGCAGTGCTTTCATCCCTACAATCAACGCCATCACAACTAGCCAAGACCTGCAGTGGATGGTCCAGCCCACTGTCATCACCTCCATGTCAAGCCCTTACTCTCGCTCGCACCCCTACAGCCACCCGCTGCCCCCGCTGTCATCAGTGGCTGGACACACGGCCCTTCAGCGACCTGGTGTGATCAAAACCATTGGAACCACAGTGGGCCGGAGACGAAGAGACGAGCAG CTGTCACCCGAGGAAGAAGAGAAGCGAAGGATCCGGAGAGAGAGGAACAAGCTGGCAGCTGCTAAGTGTCGTAACAGGCGTCGAGAGCTAACAGAAAAACTCCAGGCG GAAACTGaagtgctggaggaggagaagtcAGTGCTGCAAAAGGAGATCGCTGAGCtccagaaggagaaggagaagctggAGTTTATGCTGGTGGCTCACAGCCCTGTATGCAAAATCAGCCCTGAGGAACGTCGGAGCCCACCATCCAGCAGCCTCCAGAGCGTTCGGACTGGAGCAAGCGGAGCGGTGGTGGTGAAGCAGGAGCCTGTGGAGGAAGAGATCCCATCTTCCTCTTTGGTCCTTGACAAAGCCCAGAGGTCTGTCATTAAGCCCATCAGCATTGCTGGAGGTTTTTATGGGGAGGAGGCACTCAACACTCCCATCGTGGTGACCTCAACACCAGCCATCACTCCTGGCTCCTCCAACTTGGTGTTCACCTACCCCAACGTGTTGGATCAGGAGTCTCCTCTCTCACCATCTGAGTCCTGCTCCAAAGCTCAccggaggagcagcagcagcggtgACCAGTCATCGGATTCCTTGAACTCTCCCACCTTGCTGGCGTTGTaa